The following are from one region of the Salvia hispanica cultivar TCC Black 2014 chromosome 1, UniMelb_Shisp_WGS_1.0, whole genome shotgun sequence genome:
- the LOC125206710 gene encoding zinc finger CCCH domain-containing protein 44-like, with protein MENIETLLAAVAQTTGFGDEDPVVSTPSVVHPSPAVVVPDLTAAAPVVCEKRKRGRPPKGQLTAKPPPIKKVKVEVEDEDEDVCFICFDGGSLVLCDRKGCPKAYHPACIKRDEAFFKSKAKWNCGWHICSGCRKTPHYMCYTCTYSLCKGCTKDADFVSVRGNMGFCSTCMKTIMMIENKDQATNDSIQVDFDDKLSWEYLFKMYWVILKEKLSLTLSELTQAKSPWKGVAAVTRKPRLNNAVPSSVGAGVSLSHGGTGHFELNKPHVEINLVQNDVLRTSLLSNGHHVKKLNNGNGEHGPIYSNETVKQKVADETSIAKTNDKPDVKEVVHELCIKKDLDDPCIVKNTNNPGIGKNTNSIEIDKLAVDSTEWASKDLLDFVKHMKNGDTSSLSQFDVQTLLVEYVKRNNLWDPHQKSQILCDQRLKNIFGKPYVDQTEMLKLLEFHFVVKEDTQKNPFFPARAVRSAASNLDANGKINGSPEPVPSNRRKRKTRKKIEKREAQLNLNEYAAIDVHNISLIYLRRNLMVTLAENRESFNDKVIGSIARIKISPNDQKPEVHRLVQVIGTSKVAEPYKIGNKTADVMLEVLNLDRREVVSIDSISNEEFTEDECKWLRQSIRCGLVKQFTVDEVKKKASALQSVRVNDWLEAEILRLSHLRDRADGKGIKKELRKNAERLLLLKSPEERQRRISEVPEIHADPTMNPNYESEEDIRSSDHSKKGKEEHSVEVQDRITEKTNDSASYDLEKHTNQIDIGCSPSGAGNDQAMERSGLETSTAIASIGNSQPADNIETEKLWHYRDPNSKIQGPFSMMQLRKCNSTGLFPHDMRIWTNHEQYDSLLLTDALDGKLYAAPDMSHKASSNSQENGPTGGAVPSEGTNGTTKDAKQTENAGCSNSDGLPDNVARPVKADESCSSGWPRCWDLLKDGNPIADNVQLCDLLPPSKPETRDEPLTDQGQESDELNLSSQNGEKNAVGPTQNPMPSEDELRSQPKDDDRSGQSSDGNLRSLNINLSSTIPEPAPVLTSVSTSLVSSKQPENIDVLDLLSPTSKTQNQHSVDADIPAHGTSFLELLSPAPRSNNEDLAAQETDTKPGCKNLPMPNSGPGWIGASNLGIGGIQLPDVADEWCGYSQTQAARPPMQEWDSAAGPPEVTGENADASAPEALHLSHAPPSHTPSNGPNWLAIMNEPIEFVALGEDSVSDLLAEVDAMESRGVLPSPTSAIKFARELLEDCKDDCFSSIEGFSPTPEPRKSDAFSSTSDVHLTSQSSAPCKPNGTSPVDAFDFFRRSSVNSSASSEGETSAAAHSGDPGSEFHHSPAPNQEMVGTGAGAAMAPGLGSDATDPSWGQMPGNINLVTVQGNVNLVLRGPTAQGMANLPWGTNQGPHWANPNSIRSPRNGSQPWDGQRTFGGERFNCPREWGGYQGSDPGFGGGRGRPPWGRQQYSSGGYSRPLPKGQRVCKFYESGRCKKGAFCDYLHP; from the exons ATGGAGAATATAGAGACACTGTTAGCTGCCGTCGCTCAGACCACGGGCTTCGGCGATGAGGACCCGGTGGTTTCTACTCCATCGGTTGTGCATCCTTCACCGGCGGTGGTAGTTCCAGATCTGACTGCTGCTGCTCCGGTTGTCTGTGAGAAGCGTAAGCGAGGACGGCCGCCGAAAGGGCAGCTCACGGCGAAGCCTCCACCGATTAAGAAGGTGAAAGTTGAagttgaagatgaagatgaggaTGTTTGCTTTATTTGCTTTGATGGAGGCTCTCTGGTACTCTGTGATCGAAA GGGTTGTCCGAAGGCGTACCATCCAGCTTGTATCAAACGCGACGAAGCCTTTTTCAAATCAAAAGCTAAATGGAACTGTG GGTGGCACATATGTAGTGGATGCAGGAAGACTCCTCATTATATGTGCTACACTTGCACATATTCGTTGTGTAAGGGATGTACTAAAGATGCGGATTTTGTGAGTGTGAGAGGAAACATGGGGTTTTGCTCAACATGCATGAAAACTATCATGATGATTGAAAATAAAGATCAAGCAACGAATGATTCa ATTCAAGTAGATTTTGACGACAAACTTAGCTGGGAGTATCTCTTCAAGATGTATTGGGTAATCTTAAAAGAGAAATTATCTCTTACACTGAGTGAGCTCACTCAAGCTAAAAGTCCCTGGAAAGGTGTGGCTGCAGTGACGCGTAAGCCGCGGTTAAATAATGCAGTTCCCTCTTCAGTTGGCGCAGGTGTTTCTTTGTCACATGGGGGTACTGGACATTTCGAGTTGAATAAGCCCCATGTGGAGATAAATTTGGTACAAAATGATGTGTTAAGAACATCACTGTTGAGTAACGGCCACCATGTCAAGAAACTAAACAATGGCAATGGAGAACATGGCCCAATTTACAGCAATGAGACTGTAAAACAGAAAGTCGCTGATGAGACGAGCATTGCCAAAACCAATGACAAGCCAGACGTTAAGGAAGTTGTTCATGAGCTATGCATTAAAAAAGATCTAGATGATCCATGCATCGTCAAAAATACTAACAATCCGGGCATTGGCAAGAACACTAACAGCATAGAGATAGACAAGCTGGCGGTTGACAGTACTGAATGGGCATCTAAAGACCTCTTGGATTTTGTTAAACACATGAAGAACGGCGACACATCTTCTTTATCACAGTTTGATGTCCAAACATTATTGGTTGAATATGTGAAGAGAAACAATCTCTGGGACCCACATCAGAAGAGTCAAATTTTATGCGATCAAAGgctcaaaaatatatttggaaAGCCATATGTTGATCAAACTGAAATGTTGAAGCttcttgaatttcattttgttgtaAAGGAAGATACTCAGAAAAATCCGTTCTTTCCTGCAAGAGCTGTTAGATCTGCTGCAAGTAATTTGGATGctaatggaaaaataaatgggTCGCCAGAGCCAGTGCCAAGTAACAGAAGAAAGCGGAAAACACGCAAGAAGATTGAAAAAAGAGAAGCCCAGCTTAATCTGAATGAATATGCTGCAATTGATGTTCATAATATCAGTCTGATCTATTTGCGGCGTAATTTAATGGTGACTCTTGCTGAAAATCGTGAGAGTTTCAATGACAAGGTTATTGGATCTATTGCAAGGATCAAAATATCACCCAATGATCAGAAGCCAGAAGTTCATAGGCTTGTCCAAGTTATAG GTACTAGCAAGGTGGCCGAGCCTTATAAAATTGGCAACAAGACAGCAGATGTCATGCTTGAAGTGTTAAATTTAGACAGAAGAGAAGTTGTATCTATCGATTCCATTTCAAATGAAGAGTTTACTGAG GACGAGTGCAAATGGCTACGTCAGAGCATTAGATGCGGTCTTGTGAAACAATTTACTGTT GACGAGGTAAAAAAGAAAGCCTCTGCACTCCAATCAGTTAGAGTTAATGAT TGGCTTGAGGCGGAAATATTGCGGCTAAGTCATCTTAGAGACCGAGCTGACGGGAAGGGGATTAAGAAAGA GCTTAGAAAAAATGCTGAAAGATTACTGTTGCTAAAATCACCTGAGGAGCGCCAACGCAGAATTTCTGAAGTCCCAGAGATACATGCTGATCCGACAATGAATCCAAATTATGAATCAGAAGAAGATATCAGAAGTAGTGACCACAGTAAAAAAG GCAAAGAAGAGCATTCTGTAGAGGTGCAAGATAGAATCACGGAGAAAACAAATGATAGTGCATCATATGATCTGGAGAAACATACAAACCAGATTGATATTGGTTGCTCACCTTCTGGTGCTGGGAATGATCAAGCCATGGAAAGGTCTGGGTTGGAGACATCGACTGCAATTGCCTCCATCGGAAACTCACAGCCTGCTGACAACATAGAAACTGAGAA ACTTTGGCATTATCGTGACCCTAATAGTAAGATTCAAGGACCTTTTTCCATGATGCAGCTGCGGAAATGTAATAGTACTGGACTGTTTCCACATGATATGCGGATATGGACCAATCACGAGCAATATGACTCGTTACTTCTAACTGATGCTTTGGATGGGAAATTATATGCAGCACCAGACATGTCACATAAAGCCTCTTCAAATTCACAGGAAAACGGGCCCACTGGGGGAGCTGTCCCAAGCGAGGGTACAAATGGAACTACTAAAGATGCTAAACAAACAGAAAATGCTGGGTGTAGTAATTCAGATGGTTTGCCCGACAACGTTGCTAGACCCGTGAAAGCAGATGAGTCTTGCTCCTCTGGGTGGCCTCGATGTTGGGATTTGCTTAAAGATGGTAATCCAATTGCTGATAATGTCCAATTATGTGATCTGCTTCCTCCATCAAAACCTGAGACAAGAGATGAACCTTTGACAGATCAAGGCCAAGAGAGTGATGAATTAAATCTTAGTTCACAAAATGGAGAAAAGAATGCTGTTGGGCCGACTCAAAATCCTATGCCCAGTGAAGATGAACTTCGATCTCAACCTAAAGATGATGACAGAAGTGGTCAATCTTCCGATGGAAATTTGAGATCCCTGAACATCAACTTGAGCTCAACCATCCCTGAACCTGCGCCGGTTTTGACTTCTGTATCAACGTCGCTGGTTTCAAGTAAACAGCCTGAGAATATAGATGTCTTGGATCTTCTTAGTCCCACCTCGAAGACTCAAAACCAGCATTCAGTAGATGCAGATATTCCTGCGCATGGCACGAGTTTTCTGGAGCTGCTGAGTCCTGCACCAAGATCCAACAATGAAGATCTGGCAGCTCAGGAAACTGACACGAAGCCTGGGTGTAAAAATCTTCCTATGCCTAATTCTGGCCCCGGCTGGATTGGTGCATCTAATCTAGGGATTGGTGGCATCCAGCTCCCAGATGTAGCTGATGAATGGTGTGGATATTCCCAGACACAGGCTGCAAGACCACCTATGCAGGAATGGGATTCTGCTGCAGGGCCACCTGAAGTCACCGGGGAAAATGCTGATGCCTCTGCACCCGAAGCCCTCCATCTTTCTCAtgctcctccgtcccatactCCATCGAATGGACCTAATTGGCTTGCTATAATGAATGAACCAATTGAGTTTGTTGCTCTAGGTGAGGATTCAGTGTCTGATCTGTTGGCTGAAGTGGATGCTATGGAATCACGAGGCGTTCTGCCTTCGCCTACTTCAGCCATCAAGTTTGCTCGGGAATTGCTTGAAGATTGTAAAGACGATTGCTTTAGTTCAATTGAGGGTTTTAGCCCAACCCCAGAACCTCGAAAAAGTGATGCATTCAGCTCCACCAGCGATGTACATCTGACATCCCAATCCTCTGCCCCATGTAAACCGAATGGAACATCTCCAGTTGACGCCTTCGATTTTTTCCGAAGGTCGAGCGTGAATTCATCTGCAAGCAGTGAGGGTGAAACAAGCGCTGCAGCTCATTCTGGGGATCCCGGTTCGGAATTCCACCACTCTCCTGCACCGAACCAAGAGATGGTCGGTACTGGTGCTGGAGCAGCCATGGCTCCTGGGCTGGGATCCGATGCCACGGATCCCAGTTGGGGACAGATGCCGGGCAACATCAACCTAGTCACAGTGCAAGGTAATGTCAATCTCGTCCTCAGAGGACCCACTGCCCAAGGGATGGCGAACCTCCCTTGGGGAACGAACCAGGGCCCCCATTGGGCCAACCCAAACTCGATCAGGAGCCCTAGAAACGGAAGTCAGCCATGGGACGGGCAGCGCACGTTCGGTGGTGAGAGGTTCAACTGTCCTAGAGAATGGGGGGGTTATCAAGGTAGTGATCCGGGATTCGGGGGCGGGAGGGGCAGGCCACCGTGGGGCCGTCAGCAGTACAGCAGTGGTGGATATTCGAGGCCTCTTCCAAAGGGGCAGAGAGTGTGCAAATTCTACGAGAGCGGTCGCTGCAAAAAAGGAGCTTTCTGTGATTATCTTCATCCATGA
- the LOC125221859 gene encoding zinc finger CCCH domain-containing protein 44-like: MENIETLLAAVAAQQGFCDDDDDDEVGNSAASAPSRPVPAPGRAIGGGKRRRGRPPKPQHAAKPPPPPKRRKVEDEEDDVCFICLNGGSLVLCDRKGCPKAYHPACIKRDEAFFQSTAKWNCGWHICSVCRKASSYMCYTCTNSWCKSCIKNEEFVCVRGNKGFCSTCIKPIMLIENKDQAANDSIKVDFDDELSWEYLFKMYWLLLKEKLSLTFDEINQAKNPWKVAATVAFKPQFDNVLPVSVSGEVSASNKTTQHLELNKPCVDINFVPHDGLRTSSNVDHIEKLLSNEKIRSLCNKDTLKPNMDKVTVQHDGLRTSINGDHIEKLHSNKEEMGSRCNNKDTLKPNMDKVTNQMNTEKATDNSIIKKNLDSLSPVKDTNMPCISQNMNTRESDKIAVDSEWASKELLEFVAHMKNGDTQAIPQFDVQTLLLDYINRNNLRDPRWKSQIICDQRLKSLFGKSRVGHIEMLKLLEFHFLMKDDSLNSSFIPAGSVSSANDVESNGKMFVLAMPARRRKRKHRKMGEDKGLKRDLNEYAAVDVYNIRLIYMRRNLVEKLLDDRENFNNKVIGSIVRIRISTNDHKTEIHRLVQVVGTSKVSEPYRIGNRTADAMLEVLNLDKKEVVSIDGISNQEFTEEECGRLRQSIRCGLVKHFTVGEVQNKAVALQSVRVNDWLEAEILKLNHLRDRASERGNAKELLECVKELQLLKSPEERRRRIAEVPEIHADPKMNPNYDSEEDDRSVGDGKKDEYVRPSHFRFPRRAQKTSSNKKGKEERYTEAKEKIIENADANRSSSGTNEQATQRSDLETSTSTVCTGNSPCAETEKLWHYRDPNGKIQGPFSMMQLRKWNTTGLFPPHMRIWTNHEQYDSLLLTDALSGKVHIPSDLSCARSSGLHGNRPPDGINVREETNGTSRDGNKQTEATGVLKVGDLSSSSRPQCRDLLKDSNSSVDDVKVHTLPRPSSPETIPAALTDQFQGEDDPNQSSQTEEKNSGGLTESPMTRGLEEDRSGKPSEENLRPLNIDLGSNDIESAPVLEPSSSCKPAEDVNILFLPSPTPEVENQPFVSADVPAENSGVLELLSPPNSNNENEGAEATQTKPDGFVNLPVSNSGPICNGSIQLPEVADEWCGYSPTPARPSIQEWDPASISVSPSKHPEVKIDTLDSMPPDSASHPTSNMPDWRAMMNEPFEFIDLGENSVSDLLAEVDAMESQGALCSPTSAIKFAREFLLDESTDDSSISIEEFSSVLEPQKSNVLSSTSDVNLSPQSSEPSKQSGTSPVDAFDFFRRSCNSSASSEGETNAPVHGSDAGSEIHPPTPTYVNQVITGAAVAPGTGSDKSDPGWGTMQGNIGNINLVTVQGNVNLVLGEPSQGMANLGWGTNAGPAWPNSSTNRSPRDGSLPWDGQRKYSGERFNSPRERGGYQGGGEGGYGNGRSRPAWGRPPYGGGGGGYSRPLPKGQRICRFYEGGHCKKGAFCDYLHP; this comes from the exons ATGGAGAATATTGAGACTTTGCTAGCTGCTGTAGCAGCTCAGCAAGGGTTTTGCGACGACGATGACGACGATGAGGTGGGGAATTCCGCTGCATCGGCGCCGAGTCGACCGGTTCCGGCTCCGGGGCGGGCGATCGGCGGGGGGAAGCGGAGGAGAGGGCGCCCGCCCAAGCCACAGCACGCGGCGAagcctcctccgccgcctAAGCGGCGGAAGGTTGAGGATGAGGAAGACGATGTGTGCTTTATCTGTTTGAATGGTGGTTCTTTGGTGCTCTGCGATCGCAA GGGCTGTCCAAAGGCATATCATCCGGCTTGTATTAAGCGGGACGAGGCATTTTTCCAGTCGACGGCAAAGTGGAACTGCG GGTGGCACATATGCAGTGTGTGTCGAAAGGCATCGTCCTATATGTGCTACACTTGCACCAATTCGTGGTGCAAGTCTTGTATTAAGAATGAAGAGTTTGTGTGTGTTAGAGGAAACAAGGGGTTTTGCTCGACATGCATCAAACCCATCATGCTGATCGAGAATAAGGACCAAGCTGCCAATGACTCG attaaagttgattttgatgacGAACTTAGCTGGGAGTATCTTTTCAAAATGTATTGGCTACTCTTAAAAGAGAAGTTATCATTAACATTTGACGAGATTAATCAAGCTAAAAACCCCTGGAAAGTTGCGGCTACAGTGGCTTTCAAGCCACAATTTGATAATGTGCTTCCTGTGTCTGTTAGTGGAGAAGTTTCTGCGTCAAATAAGACTACTCAACACTTGGAACTGAACAAGCCCTGTGtagatattaattttgttccgCATGATGGTTTGAGGACTTCAAGCAATGTTGACCACATAGAGAAACTACTCAGCAACGAGAAAATAAGGTCACTGTGCAACAAAGATACTTTGAAGCCAAACATGGACAAAGTCACGGTGCAACATGATGGTTTGAGGACTTCAATCAATGGTGACCACATCGAGAAACTGCACAGCAACAAGGAGGAAATGGGGTCACGGTGCAACAACAAAGATACTTTGAAGCCAAACATGGACAAAGTCACTAACCAGATGAACACTGAAAAAGCAACCGACAACTCAATCATCAAGAAAAACCTAGATAGTTTGAGCCCTGTCAAAGATACCAACATGCCATGCATCTCCCAGAACATGAACACCAGAGAGTCGGACAAGATTGCAGTTGACAGTGAATGGGCGTCCAAAGAACTCTTGGAGTTTGTTGCACACATGAAGAATGGTGATACACAAGCTATACCACAATTTGATGTTCAAACACTATTACTTGACTACATAAATAGAAACAACCTACGGGATCCCCGCTGGAAGAGTCAAATTATATGTGATCAAAGGCTAAAAAGTTTATTTGGAAAGTCACGTGTTGGTCACATTGAAATGCTGAAGCttcttgaatttcattttctcatgAAGGATGATTCTCTTAATAGTTCTTTCATTCCTGCTGGATCTGTTAGTTCGGCAAATGACGTGGAGAGTAATGGTAAAATGTTTGTATTGGCGATGCCGGCTAGAAGGAGAAAGCGAAAACATCGTAAAATGGGTGAAGACAAAGGACTGAAGCGTGATTTGAATGAATATGCTGCAGTTGATGTTTATAACATTAGATTGATCTATATGCGCCGCAATTTGGTGGAGAAACTTCTGGATGATCGTGAGAACTTCAATAATAAGGTTATTGGTTCTATTGTAAGGATTAGAATATCAACTAATGATCATAAGACTGAAATTCACAGGCTTGTCCAAGTTGTAG GGACTAGTAAGGTGTCAGAGCCTTATAGAATTGGAAACAGGACAGCAGATGCCATGCTTGAAGTTTTGAATTTAGACAAAAAAGAAGTTGTCTCAATTGATGGCATCTCAAATCAAGAGTTTACTGAG GAAGAATGCGGAAGGCTACGCCAAAGCATTAGATGCGGTCTTGTGAAACATTTTACTGTT GGTGAGGTGCAAAATAAAGCTGTGGCGCTTCAGTCAGTCCGGGTCAATGAT TGGCTGGAAGCAGAGATATTGAAGCTAAATCATCTTAGGGATCGAGCTAGCGAGAGGGGGAATGCGAAAGA GCTTCTAGAATGTGTGAAGGAATTGCAGCTTCTCAAATCCCCTGAGGAGCGAAGGCGCAGAATTGCTGAAGTTCCAGAGATACATGCTGATCCAAAAATGAATCCAAATTATGATTCTGAAGAAGATGACAGAAGTGTTGGCGATGGTAAAAAAG ATGAATATGTGAGGCCAAGCCACTTTCGATTTCCTCGAAGAGCACAAAAGACGAGCTCCAATAAGAAAG GTAAAGAAGAGCGATATACTGAGGCgaaggaaaaaataatagagaatgCTGATGCAAATAGATCAAGTAGTGGCACGAACGAGCAGGCCACGCAAAGATCTGATTTAGAGACATCTACTTCAACTGTCTGCACGGGAAACTCACCTTGTGCAGAAACTGAGAAACTGTGGCATTATCGTGATCCCAATGGTAAGATTCAAGGACCATTTTCCATGATGCAGCTTCGGAAGTGGAACACAACAGGTCTTTTTCCACCTCATATGAGGATATGGACGAATCATGAGCAATACGACTCATTACTTCTCACTGATGCACTGAGCGGGAAAGTCCATATACCATCAGATTTGTCATGTGCACGGTCTTCAGGTCTGCATGGAAACAGGCCTCCCGATGGAATTAATGTAAGGGAAGAAACGAACGGGACCAGTAGAGATGGTAATAAGCAAACAGAGGCTACTGGAGTTCTGAAGGTGGGCGACTTGAGCTCCTCTAGCCGGCCACAATGTAGGGATTTGCTCAAAGATAGTAATTCTAGTGTCGATGATGTCAAAGTGCATACTTTGCCTCGTCCGTCAAGCCCTGAAACGATACCTGCAGCTTTGACTGATCAATTCCAGGGGGAAGATGATCCCAACCAGAGTTCACAAACCGAAGAAAAGAACTCAGGTGGGCTAACTGAAAGTCCTATGACTAGAGGGCTCGAGGAGGATCGATCAGGCAAACCTTCTGAAGAGAATTTGAGACCTTTAAATATTGACTTGGGCTCAAATGATATCGAATCTGCGCCTGTGTTAGAGCCATCCAGCTCGTGTAAACCAGCTGAGGATGTAAATATCTTGTTTCTCCCAAGTCCTACGCCTGAGGTTGAAAACCAGCCGTTTGTATCTGCAGATGTCCCTGCCGAGAACTCTGGTGTTTTGGAGCTGCTAAGTCCACCAAACTCTAACAATGAAAATGAGGGAGCTGAGGCAACTCAGACCAAACCAGATGGGTTTGTAAATCTCCCCGTGTCGAACTCAGGGCCAATCTGTAACGGTAGCATCCAACTTCCAGAAGTAGCTGACGAATGGTGTGGATATTCTCCGACGCCTGCAAGACCATCAATCCAGGAATGGGATCCGGCCTCCATCTCTGTATCTCCTTCGAAACATCCCGAAGTTAAGATTGATACTTTGGACAGCATGCCACCAGATTCTGCGTCCCATCCGACGTCGAACATGCCTGACTGGCGTGCGATGATGAATGAGCCGTTCGAGTTCATTGATTTAGGGGAAAATTCGGTGTCAGACTTGTTAGCTGAAGTCGATGCAATGGAATCGCAAGGGGCATTGTGTTCACCCACTTCAGCTATCAAATTCGCTAGGGAATTTCTCTTAGATGAAAGTACAGATGATAGCTCTATTTCAATCGAGGAATTCAGCTCGGTGCTGGAACCTCAAAAAAGCAATGTCTTGAGCTCCACCAGTGACGTGAATTTGAGTCCCCAGTCATCGGAGCCGAGCAAGCAGAGCGGGACGTCTCCTGTCGACGCCTTCGATTTCTTCCGGAGGTCATGTAACTCGTCTGCAAGCAGTGAGGGGGAGACGAACGCTCCTGTCCATGGGAGCGACGCCGGTTCGGAGATTCATCCCCCGACACCAACCTACGTGAATCAAGTGATCACTGGTGCAGCCGTGGCTCCCGGGACGGGGTCCGACAAATCGGACCCTGGATGGGGTACAATGCAGGGGAACATTGGTAACATAAACCTGGTGACAGTGCAAGGCAATGTTAACCTTGTCCTCGGAGAGCCTAGCCAGGGAATGGCGAACCTTGGGTGGGGAACGAACGCTGGACCCGCATGGCCAAACTCCAGTACCAACCGCAGCCCAAGGGATGGAAGCTTGCCGTGGGACGGCCAACGGAAATATAGCGGTGAGAGGTTCAATAGTCCCAGAGAACGGGGCGGTTACCAAGGTGGTGGTGAAGGAGGGTACGGGAACGGGAGGAGTCGGCCAGCATGGGGTCGGCCACCATATGGAGGTGGCGGTGGTGGATATTCGCGGCCACTGCCGAAAGGGCAGAGGATATGTAGATTCTACGAGGGTGGTCACTGTAAAAAGGGGGCTTTCTGCGACTACCTGCATCCATGA